The following proteins come from a genomic window of Nitrospira sp.:
- a CDS encoding Radical SAM domain protein: MDLSCGSPPIIEPSKHNDSSFESDAADARSLHAAPPLPAFLQIEPVGQCNLACVMCPVHQRVDAPTDGRPALMPFERYTALLAQFPNLKELHLQGLGEPMMHPRFFDMVETAASKGIKVGCNSNCTLVSDARAERCVTSGLHELHVSIDGATARTYERIRRGARFDRVIANILKVQRARRRYRSRTPELILTVVVMRQNVHELPDLVRLAHRLSIRSVFVQHLGHELAEPSLPAVYAPFRMFIQEQSLVSIDRDTVKSLFATARAAAQELNITLRLPRLEELPMLPGSARRCDWPWTSSYITYQGYAVPCCIMATPDRAHFGNVYEHGVNDVWHGAEAEDFRRRLDSTDPPDPCRSCSVYKGVF; the protein is encoded by the coding sequence ATGGATCTGTCATGCGGGTCGCCGCCGATCATCGAGCCTTCGAAGCATAACGATTCGTCATTCGAGTCGGATGCCGCCGACGCGCGATCATTACACGCCGCTCCTCCGCTTCCAGCTTTTCTCCAAATCGAGCCGGTCGGCCAGTGCAATCTCGCCTGCGTAATGTGTCCCGTCCACCAACGGGTCGACGCGCCGACGGACGGCAGACCCGCGCTCATGCCGTTCGAGCGATACACCGCACTCCTTGCTCAATTTCCCAACCTGAAAGAATTGCATCTGCAGGGCCTCGGAGAGCCGATGATGCACCCTCGCTTTTTCGATATGGTTGAGACCGCCGCATCCAAAGGGATCAAAGTCGGATGCAATTCGAATTGCACGCTGGTGAGCGACGCCCGCGCGGAACGTTGCGTGACCAGCGGACTGCATGAGCTGCACGTGTCGATCGACGGCGCGACGGCCAGGACGTACGAGCGCATTCGACGCGGCGCCCGGTTCGATCGCGTCATCGCCAATATCCTGAAAGTCCAGCGGGCGCGACGAAGATACCGGAGCCGTACCCCCGAGTTGATCCTCACCGTGGTCGTCATGCGACAGAACGTGCACGAGCTGCCGGACCTCGTCCGTTTGGCGCACCGTCTCTCGATCCGTTCGGTCTTCGTTCAGCATTTAGGACATGAACTTGCGGAGCCCTCTCTCCCGGCTGTCTATGCTCCGTTTCGCATGTTCATACAGGAACAATCGCTCGTGAGTATCGATCGCGATACAGTCAAATCATTGTTCGCAACGGCCCGCGCGGCGGCACAGGAGCTGAATATCACGCTGCGGCTCCCACGCCTGGAAGAACTGCCCATGCTTCCCGGCTCGGCGCGGCGTTGCGATTGGCCTTGGACCTCCTCCTACATCACCTACCAAGGCTACGCCGTGCCCTGTTGCATCATGGCCACCCCGGATCGCGCACACTTTGGAAATGTCTACGAGCACGGCGTCAACGACGTGTGGCATGGCGCGGAAGCGGAGGATTTTCGGCGACGCCTCGATTCCACCGATCCGCCGGATCCTTGCCGATCCTGCTCCGTCTATAAAGGCGTGTTTTGA